The Fragaria vesca subsp. vesca linkage group LG2, FraVesHawaii_1.0, whole genome shotgun sequence genome includes a window with the following:
- the LOC101306205 gene encoding heat shock cognate 70 kDa protein-like — translation MAGNGEGHAIGIDLGTTYSCVAVWQHDHVEIIVNDQGNRTTPSYVAFTDTDQLVGDAALNQIIKNPTNTVFDAKRLIGRRFSDACVQSDMKLWPFKVIEGPNDKPIIVVKDKGQEKHFAAEEISSIVLAKMHKVAEAYLGSTVKNAVITVPAYFNDAQRQATKNAAEMAGLNVIRIINEPTAAAIAYGLDKKAGSDRKRTVMIFDLGGGTLDVSLLVIGNGVFDVMATAGDTHLGGEDFDNKMVNFCAEQFKRKHNLDVSGNSRALTRLKNACEKAKRRLSFASTVDIDIDCLDQGVDFSATITRAKFEQLNMEFFKKCMEPVKKCLSDARTEASKVDDVVLAGGSSRIPMVQQLLQELFHGKELSKGINPDEAVAYGAAAQAAVLSASGQNNGNRLQLFTLCDVTPLSLGLESTEPDSFRKHMNFLIPRNSSIPVMKKSTFTTVYDNQAAISFPVYEGESATPAENNFLGEFSLDDIPAAPAGVPNFEVCFDIDANGILNVSAEDLATGRKKGITINMEKRSLGTEKML, via the exons ATGGCAGGCAACGGAGAGGGTCATGCAATAGGGATAGATCTGGGGACGACCTACTCGTGCGTAGCAGTGTGGCAGCACGATCACGTTGAGATCATAGTGAACGATCAAGGCAACAGAACTACTCCATCTTATGTTGCCTTCACTGATACTGATCAATTGGTAGGAGATGCAGCACTTAACCAGATCATCAAAAACCCTACCAACACTGTCTTTG ATGCTAAGCGATTGATCGGTAGAAGATTTAGTGATGCATGTGTTCAAAGTGATATGAAGCTTTGGCCATTCAAGGTCATCGAAGGTCCCAATGATAAGCCCATTATTGTTGTGAAAGACAAGGGCCAAGAGAAACACTTTGCTGCTGAAGAAATATCATCCATTGTACTCGCAAAGATGCATAAAGTCGCGGAAGCCTATCTCGGATCAACTGTAAAGAATGCTGTTATTACTGTCCCTGCTTACTTTAATGATGCACAACGTCAGGCAACCAAAAATGCGGCTGAGATGGCTGGTCTCAATGTGATTCGCATTATAAATGAACCGACTGCTGCTGCCATTGCTTACGGCCTCGACAAGAAAGCCGGTTCCGATAGAAAAAGAACCGTCATGATATTTGATTTAGGTGGTGGTACATTGGATGTGTCACTACTGGTAATAGGTAATGGCGTCTTTGATGTGATGGCCACCGCCGGAGACACTCACCTTGGAGGTGAAGATTTCGATAACAAGATGGTGAACTTTTGTGCCGAGCAATTCAAGAGGAAGCACAATTTGGACGTGAGTGGGAACTCGAGAGCTCTTACGAGGTTGAAAAATGCCTGTGAGAAGGCAAAGAGGAGACTCTCATTCGCATCTACAGTTGACATTGACATTGATTGTTTGGACCAAGGTGTAGATTTCAGTGCAACTATTACCCGTGCCAAATTTGAGCAACTAAACATGGAGTTCTTTAAAAAGTGCATGGAGCCAGTGAAGAAGTGTTTGAGCGATGCTCGCACGGAAGCAAGTAAAGTGGATGATGTTGTTCTTGCTGGTGGCTCATCTAGAATCCCCATGGTGCAACAGCTGCTACAGGAGTTGTTCCATGGCAAGGAGTTGAGCAAGGGCATCAATCCGGATGAGGCGGTTGCCTATGGCGCCGCCGCGCAAGCTGCAGTATTAAGTGCTTCTGGTCAGAACAATGGGAATAGGCTTCAACTTTTCACTCTCTGTGATGTCACCCCTCTCTCACTTGGGTTGGAGAGTACTGAACCTGATAGTTTCAGGAAACACATGAATTTTTTGATACCAAGAAATTCTAGCATCCCTGTGATGAAGAAAAGCACTTTTACTACGGTGTATGATAACCAAGCTGCTATAAGCTTCCCCGTCTACGAAGGTGAGAGTGCAACACCTGCTGAGAATAACTTTTTGGGTGAATTTTCCCTTGATGACATTCCTGCAGCTCCTGCGGGAGTTCCTAATTTTGAGGTTTGCTTTGATATTGATGCAAATGGTATCTTGAATGTCTCTGCCGAGGACTTGGCGACTGGAAGAAAGAAGGGGATTACAATCAATATGGAAAAGAGAAGCTTGGGAACTGAGAAGATGTTGTGA
- the LOC101310273 gene encoding 26S proteasome non-ATPase regulatory subunit 4-like: MVLEATMICVDNSEWMRNGDYSPSRFQAQADAINLICGAKTQANPENTVGVLTMAGKGVRVLATPTSDLGRILACMHGLEMGGEMNITSAIQVAQLALKHRQNKNQQQRIIVFAGSPVKYEKKVLEMIGKKLKKNSVALDIIDFGEDDDDDGKPEKLEALLSAVNNNDSSHLVHVPPGPDALSDVLISSPVFTGDGEGGSGFAVAAAAATAAAIGGSSGYDFDVDPNIDPELALALRVSMEEERARQEAAAKRSADEASRQGEEPPSKSEDVIMTESGDVSVPNEDKKPTNDMVDENDLLKQALAMSMNMSGSGNSAGDAEMSEATSADPELALALQMSMQDSAGEPSSQSDVNKVLEDQSFLSSILESLPGVDPNDPSVKELLASLKNQSKEKDEGGPSKEDK; encoded by the exons ATGGTTCTCGAG GCGACTATGATATGCGTCGACAACTCAGAATGGATGCGAAACGGTGATTACTCACCTTCTCGATTCCAAGCTCAAGCTGATGCTATCAATCTCATCTGTGGTGCCAAAACCCAG GCCAATCCGGAAAACACAGTTGGGGTGTTGACAATGGCGGGCAAAGGGGTTCGTGTATTGGCTACACCCACTTCTGATCTCGGCAGGATTTTGGCTTGCATGCACG GTCTGGAAATGGGGGGAGAGATGAACATAACATCTGCGATCCAGGTTGCTCAGTTGGCTCTTAAGCATCGACAAAACAAAAATCAACAGCAAAGGATCATAGTTTTTGCTGGAAG TCCTGTCAAATATGAAAAGAAGGTTTTAGAAATGATTGGGAAGAAATTGAAGAAGAACAGTGTTGCTCTTGATATCATCGATTTTGGAGAAGATGATGATGATGATGGAAAGCCAGAGAAGCTGGAGGCCCTTCTTTCTGCTGTTAACAATAATGACAGCAGTCATTTAGTACATGTTCCTCCTGGTCCAGATGCTCTCTCTGATGTTCTTATAAG TTCACCTGTATTCACCGGTGATGGAGAAGGAGGAAGTGGCTTTGCAGTGGCGGCTGCAGCAGCTACTGCTGCTGCTATCGGTGGTTCTTCCGGCTATGATTTTGATGTAGATCCTAACATAGATCCGGAGCTTGCTCTTGCTCTGAGAGTTTCTATGGAAGAGGAAAGGGCAAGGCAAGAAGCTGCTGCCAAAAGATCGGCTGACGAAGCTAGTAGACAAGGAGAGGAACCACCATCCAAATCTGAGGATGTAATTATGACAGAAAGTGGTGATGTTTCAGTTCCGAACGAGGATAAGAAACCTACTAATGATATG GTTGACGAGAACGACTTGCTAAAGCAGGCCCTTGCAATGTCAATGAATATGTCTGGATCTGGTAATTCAGCAGGTGATGCTGAGATGTCGGAGGCAACTAGTGCAGATCCGGAGCTGGCTCTAG CTCTTCAAATGTCCATGCAGGACAGTGCAGGTGAACCATCATCCCAGTCAGATGTGAACAAGGTGTTGGAGGACCAGTCCTTTCTTTCATCTATCCTTGAATCT CTTCCAGGAGTTGACCCTAATGATCCTTCAGTGAAAGAGCTTCTTGCATCTCTGAAGAATCAGTCCAAAGAAAAGGATGAAGGAGGTCCATCAAAGGAGGACAAGTGA
- the LOC101310562 gene encoding actin-depolymerizing factor 5-like: MAMAFKMATTGMWVTDECKNSFMEMKWKKVARYIVYKIDEGSRLVTVDKVGGPGESYDDLAASLPKDDCRYAVFDFDFVTVDNCKKSKIFFIAWSPSESRIRAKILYATSKDGLRRVLDGISYELQATDPTEMGMDVIKDRAK, translated from the exons ATGGCAATGGCTTTCAAGATG GCGACAACTGGGATGTGGGTTACTGATGAATGCAAGAACTCGTTCATGGAGATGAAGTGGAAGAAGGTGGCTAGGTACATAGTGTACAAGATTGATGAAGGATCGAGGCTTGTGACTGTTGACAAGGTGGGTGGACCTGGTGAGAGCTATGATGATCTTGCAGCTTCTCTGCCCAAAGATGATTGCAGATATGCTGTTTTCGATTTCGATTTCGTGACTGTGGACAATTGCAAGAAGAGCAAAATCTTCTTCATTGCTTG GTCTCCAAGTGAATCGAGGATTAGAGCCAAAATACTGTATGCAACCTCCAAGGATGGGCTGAGGAGAGTTCTTGATGGCATCAGCTATGAACTTCAGGCTACTGACCCGACTGAGATGGGGATGGATGTGATTAAGGACAGGGCTAAATAA